A section of the Acanthochromis polyacanthus isolate Apoly-LR-REF ecotype Palm Island chromosome 13, KAUST_Apoly_ChrSc, whole genome shotgun sequence genome encodes:
- the diabloa gene encoding diablo, IAP-binding mitochondrial protein a isoform X1 produces MQAIRQCSVCARHAAGGLVRNQTDASLLQTSRTVLRRGAACVRFLSRSEGRKPGVQTMGRLTSRMSIASLSVDSGVCDAPFAQQVENLSHDSLIRRAASVVTDSSSTFLSQATLALIDALTDYSKAVHSRIAFQRRYLVSLGKLSPAEQDSLQQVISGWRAEAVERLEECKRYESSWNNAVSLCEMSAEAAYASGAQQASISVRTNIQVAQSQVDEARKLSADADKKLAETKVEEIQRMAEYTAFLEGSEEHEVHEAYLRED; encoded by the exons ATGCAAGCCATTCGTCAGTGCTCAGTGTGCGCCAGACATGCTGCTGGAGGACTTGTCAGAAACCAAACTGATGCTTCACTGCTGCAGACCAGCAGGACTGTGCTGAGGAGAGGAGCTGCATGCGTCCGCTTCCTCAG CAGGTCTGAGGGCAGGAAGCCTGGAGTCCAGACGATGGGCAGACTGACTTCACGCATGAGCATTGCGTCTCTGAGTGTTGACAGCGGGGTTTGTGATGCTCCTTTTGCTCAG CAAGTGGAAAACCTCTCACACGACTCTCTGATAAGAAGAGCTGCCTCAGTGGTTACAGACAGTTCAAGTACTTTCCTCTCCCAGGCCACCTTGGCTCTGATTGATGCCCTGACAGACTATTCAAAG GCTGTGCACTCACGCATTGCTTTCCAAAGACGATATTTAGTCTCGCTGGGTAAACTCAGTCCAGCAGAGCAGGACTCACTCCAGCAGGTGATCAGCGGCTGGAGAGCAGAG GCTGTTGAGAGACTAGAAGAATGCAAACGTTACGAGTCCTCCTGGAACAACGCTGTCAGCCTGTGTGAAATGTCAGCGGAGGCAGCATACGCTTCTG GAGCCCAGCAGGCGTCCATCTCGGTGAGAACGAACATTCAGGTGGCCCAGTCGCAGGTGGACGAAGCCCGGAAACTGTCCGCGGATGCAGATAAGAAACTGGCCGAGACGAAAGTAGAAGAGATCCAGAGGATGGCAGAATATACGGCATTCCTAGAGGGCAGTGAAGAGCACGAGGTGCATGAGGCTTATCTACGGGAGGACTAA
- the LOC110960783 gene encoding odorant receptor 131-2-like, translating into MANNSSVLHDDFFVLQFDDYIIILQILVAVFFSINMLLFATFFKKECFYTSMRYILFAVTLLCDSVQLVLSYLLLILVFYKIQMQVVICFVLCFMLSVYVTVTPVTLTAMTLERYVAVCIPLHHAQLCSTHSTMQAILIIHAIGLIRCIVFFSAFFASVSLSFYKQAKLCSIEIFTINEWHDHIRSAMSQFYFLIMCTVVVFCYVKILKAAKAASGDNKNSNQKALQTVILHAIQLFLCLIQLCCPLIENVVYQINFRLFVIIRLFNYIMFSIAPRCLSPLIYGLRDRAFFLALKSYAFFGLLERTVMGNRNAH; encoded by the coding sequence ATGGCTAACAACAGTTCAGTGCTTCATGATGACTTCTTTGTGCTGCAGTTTGATGATTATATCATTATTCTGCAGATTCTAGTGGCAGTTTTCTTTTCCATCAACATGTTACTTTTTGCAACCTTTTTTAAGAAGGAGTGTTTCTATACATCGATGCGTTACATCCTGTTTGCTGTGACGCTGCTCTGTGACAGCGTGCAGCTCGTACTGAGTTACCTTCTGCTCATCTTGGTCTTTTATAAGATCCAAATGCAAGTTGTGATTTGTTTCGTATTGTGTTTCATGCTGTCTGTGTATGTTACAGTCACACCAGTCACACTGACAGCGATGACACTGGAGCGTTATGTGGCTGTTTGCATTCCTCTGCATCATGCACAGCTGTGCTCCACACACAGCACCATGCAGGCAATCCTCATCATTCATGCCATCGGCTTAATACGctgcattgtttttttctctgctttctttGCATCAGTCTCCCTTAGCTTCTACAAACAAGCCAAATTATGCTCTATTGAGATATTCACCATTAATGAATGGCATGATCACATTCGGTCGGCCATGAGTCAGTTTTACTTCTTGATCATGTGCACTGTCGTTGTTTTCTGCTATGTGAAAATATTGAAAGCGGCCAAAGCTGCATCTGGagacaacaaaaactcaaatcagAAAGCCCTCCAGACTGTGATTCTTCATGCTATCCAGCTGTTCCTCTGTCTCATCCAGCTGTGTTGCCCATTGATTGAAAATGTTGTTTATCAAATTAATTTCAGGTTATTTGTGATCATCAGGTTATTTAACTACATAATGTTTAGTATTGCTCCGAGATGTCTGAGTCCACTCATTTATGGCCTCAGGGATAGAGCATTTTTTCTTGCTCTCAAAAGCTACGCTTTCTTTGGTTTGCTTGAAAGGACTGTGATGGGTAACAGAAATGCACACTGA
- the diabloa gene encoding diablo, IAP-binding mitochondrial protein a isoform X2 — MQAIRQCSVCARHAAGGLVRNQTDASLLQTSRTVLRRGAACVRFLRSEGRKPGVQTMGRLTSRMSIASLSVDSGVCDAPFAQQVENLSHDSLIRRAASVVTDSSSTFLSQATLALIDALTDYSKAVHSRIAFQRRYLVSLGKLSPAEQDSLQQVISGWRAEAVERLEECKRYESSWNNAVSLCEMSAEAAYASGAQQASISVRTNIQVAQSQVDEARKLSADADKKLAETKVEEIQRMAEYTAFLEGSEEHEVHEAYLRED, encoded by the exons ATGCAAGCCATTCGTCAGTGCTCAGTGTGCGCCAGACATGCTGCTGGAGGACTTGTCAGAAACCAAACTGATGCTTCACTGCTGCAGACCAGCAGGACTGTGCTGAGGAGAGGAGCTGCATGCGTCCGCTTCCTCAG GTCTGAGGGCAGGAAGCCTGGAGTCCAGACGATGGGCAGACTGACTTCACGCATGAGCATTGCGTCTCTGAGTGTTGACAGCGGGGTTTGTGATGCTCCTTTTGCTCAG CAAGTGGAAAACCTCTCACACGACTCTCTGATAAGAAGAGCTGCCTCAGTGGTTACAGACAGTTCAAGTACTTTCCTCTCCCAGGCCACCTTGGCTCTGATTGATGCCCTGACAGACTATTCAAAG GCTGTGCACTCACGCATTGCTTTCCAAAGACGATATTTAGTCTCGCTGGGTAAACTCAGTCCAGCAGAGCAGGACTCACTCCAGCAGGTGATCAGCGGCTGGAGAGCAGAG GCTGTTGAGAGACTAGAAGAATGCAAACGTTACGAGTCCTCCTGGAACAACGCTGTCAGCCTGTGTGAAATGTCAGCGGAGGCAGCATACGCTTCTG GAGCCCAGCAGGCGTCCATCTCGGTGAGAACGAACATTCAGGTGGCCCAGTCGCAGGTGGACGAAGCCCGGAAACTGTCCGCGGATGCAGATAAGAAACTGGCCGAGACGAAAGTAGAAGAGATCCAGAGGATGGCAGAATATACGGCATTCCTAGAGGGCAGTGAAGAGCACGAGGTGCATGAGGCTTATCTACGGGAGGACTAA
- the LOC110960784 gene encoding LOW QUALITY PROTEIN: odorant receptor 131-2-like (The sequence of the model RefSeq protein was modified relative to this genomic sequence to represent the inferred CDS: inserted 2 bases in 2 codons; deleted 1 base in 1 codon), with translation MDESLAAVRRISSKVIFVQVLVSCFLFINIFLITTFFMKECFYTTMRYILFATALLSDCXVLLLTDILLLCSYFGIFMQMWWCIILYFAFSLCTFVTPLTLTAMTLERYVAICLPLRHAELCSTRNTLHXICLIHGLSFLPGFVILSIFFALASHSLFTQRRLCIVQAFILQRWQGHLRSAINQFYFLVMCILIVFSYIEIMKVAKVASGENKKSTNKGLRTVILHACQLLLCLIQMWCPFIEDTVLQINFLLFVNIRYFNYVMFYLSPRCLSPLIYGLRDEMFFRALKYNALCGLHKR, from the exons ATGGATGAGTCG CTCGCTGCCGTGAGGAGGATCAGCTCTAAGGTCATTTTTGTTCAGGTTTTGgtctcatgttttcttttcatcaaCATCTTTCTGATCACAACTTTTTTCATGAAGGAATGCTTCTACACGACAATGCGCTACATCTTATTTGCTACTGCACTGCTGTCTGATT CTGTTTTATTACTGACCGACATCCTGCTCTTATGCAGCTACTTTGGAATTTTCATG CAGATGTGGTGGTGtataattttgtattttgctttttctttgtgcACATTTGTTACCCCTTTAACTCTGACAGCAATGACTCTGGAGAGATATGTGGCCATTTGCTTGCCTCTGAGACATGCAGAGTTGTGCTCCACACGCAACACTCTGC TGATCTGCCTCATCCACGGCCTCAGCTTTCTACCCGGCTTCGTTATTCTCTCCATTTTCTTTGCATTAGCGTCCCACAGCCTCTTCACCCAGAGAAGGCTCTGCATTGTGCAGGCATTCATTTTGCAAAGGTGGCAGGGTCATCTGAGGTCGGCTATAAATCAGTTCTATTTCTTGGTCATGTGCATCCTCATTGTTTTCTCCTACATTGAAATAATGAAAGTGGCCAAAGTTGCATCAGGAGAGAacaaaaagtcaacaaataaagGCCTCAGGACTGTGATTCTTCACGCTTGCCAGTTGCTGCTCTGCCTCATCCAGATGTGGTGTCCATTCATAGAGGATACTGTCCTTCAGattaattttttgttatttgttaacATCAGGTACTTTAATTATGTGATGTTTTATCTTTCACCACGATGTCTGAGTCCTCTCATTTATGGCCTCAGGGATGAGATGTTCTTTCGGGCTCTGAAGTATAACGCTCTCTGTGGGCTGCACAAGAGATGA